The following coding sequences are from one Prochlorococcus sp. MIT 1314 window:
- a CDS encoding FAD-binding oxidoreductase, which translates to MYSQSTVIAGGLAHIPVLIGVFTFIQKSFSKRRSNLPQDLKLKKSQVKPVEQKSAPKPDPIAKPATSTLVKKKHADVPVNIYRPKTPYEGTVIENYSLLKEGAIGRVNHITFDLKDSDPFLNYVEGQSIGIMPAGEDANGKPHKLRLYSIASTRHGDDFKGNTVSLCVRQLQYEKDGETINGVCSTYLCDIKPGDKVKITGPVGKEMLLPDEEDANIIMLATGTGIAPMRAYLRRMFEASEKEKNKWNFKGKAWLFMGAPKSANLLYEEDLQRYLTDYPDNFKYTKAISREQQNSKGGRMYIQDRVLESANELFNMIENEKTHIYLCGLKGMEPGIDEAMTKAAEEKGLNWAELRPQLKKAGRWHVETY; encoded by the coding sequence ATGTATTCACAATCAACAGTTATTGCAGGTGGCTTAGCTCATATACCAGTATTAATAGGAGTTTTTACTTTTATTCAGAAATCTTTCAGTAAAAGACGCTCAAATTTACCTCAAGATCTAAAACTAAAAAAGTCTCAGGTAAAGCCTGTTGAACAAAAATCAGCTCCTAAGCCTGATCCTATTGCAAAGCCAGCAACTAGCACACTAGTTAAGAAGAAACATGCTGATGTACCAGTAAATATCTATAGACCAAAGACACCTTATGAAGGTACGGTAATTGAAAACTACAGTCTTCTTAAAGAAGGAGCTATTGGGAGAGTAAATCACATAACTTTCGATCTCAAAGATAGTGATCCATTTTTAAATTATGTTGAAGGCCAAAGTATTGGTATAATGCCCGCGGGAGAAGATGCTAATGGAAAGCCTCATAAATTAAGACTTTATTCTATAGCTAGCACAAGGCATGGAGATGATTTTAAAGGAAATACAGTTTCCCTTTGTGTTAGACAGCTCCAGTATGAAAAGGATGGCGAAACTATTAATGGTGTTTGTTCCACTTACTTATGCGATATTAAGCCTGGAGATAAAGTAAAAATAACTGGTCCTGTAGGTAAGGAAATGCTTCTACCAGATGAAGAGGATGCAAACATCATTATGTTGGCTACTGGGACTGGAATAGCGCCTATGAGAGCTTATTTAAGAAGGATGTTCGAAGCATCTGAAAAAGAAAAAAATAAATGGAACTTTAAGGGTAAAGCTTGGTTATTTATGGGCGCCCCAAAATCAGCAAATTTGTTATACGAGGAGGATCTACAAAGATATCTTACTGATTATCCAGATAATTTTAAATATACAAAAGCTATTAGTCGTGAGCAGCAAAATTCAAAAGGGGGAAGAATGTATATTCAAGACAGGGTTTTAGAATCAGCAAACGAGCTTTTCAATATGATTGAAAATGAGAAGACACATATATATCTATGTGGGTTAAAGGGTATGGAACCTGGAATAGATGAAGCTATGACTAAGGCGGCAGAAGAAAAAGGATTGAACTGGGCAGAATTAAGACCTCAACTAAAAAAAGCAGGAAGATGGCACGTAGAAACTTACTAA
- a CDS encoding Villin headpiece domain-containing protein produces the protein MVINFFSKKFLKLLGVSLIIPITLFEINAINKQVKAENKTIPASEKDLFLYRQMGASYLCIASKAEVDFKKGLGIASATFTNVIIGKHGGAIKELGNEKLDEKKLYNAGLFQIVGSALNICPESIPNNVKSDYEKRLKQLVKESKK, from the coding sequence ATGGTTATTAATTTTTTTTCAAAAAAATTTCTTAAATTGTTAGGAGTTAGCCTTATTATACCCATTACACTTTTTGAGATTAATGCAATAAATAAACAAGTCAAAGCAGAAAACAAGACAATTCCTGCCTCTGAAAAAGATCTTTTCCTATATAGGCAAATGGGGGCATCTTATCTTTGTATAGCTTCAAAAGCTGAAGTAGATTTCAAAAAAGGTCTTGGAATTGCCAGTGCTACTTTTACAAATGTAATAATTGGAAAGCATGGTGGAGCTATAAAAGAATTAGGAAATGAAAAGCTTGACGAAAAAAAGTTATATAACGCAGGCTTATTTCAGATTGTTGGAAGTGCGCTTAATATTTGTCCTGAAAGTATTCCAAATAACGTAAAAAGTGATTATGAAAAAAGGTTAAAACAATTGGTAAAGGAAAGCAAAAAATAA
- a CDS encoding ribose-phosphate pyrophosphokinase, whose protein sequence is MTSFITAVQNKEPNFNLTNSRLRLVSGTTNPKLAQEIASYLGIENVPLISKRFADGELYVQIQQSIRGCDVFLIQPTCAPVNDSLMELMIMVDACKRASARQITAVIPYFGYARADRKTSGRESITAKLTANLLEKSGVDRVLAMDLHSAQIQGYFDIPCDHIYGSPVLIDYLETLNLKEVVVVSPDVGGVARARAFAKLMKDAPLAIIDKRRAAHNIAESLTVIGEVRGKTAILIDDMIDTGGTICSGANLLKKEGANRIFACASHAVFSPPSYERLSTKDLFEQVIVTNSIPVLVKDNFPQLKVLSVANMLGEAIWRIHEESSVSSMFR, encoded by the coding sequence GTGACCAGTTTCATCACGGCAGTGCAGAATAAAGAACCGAATTTTAATCTAACTAATAGTAGATTAAGGCTAGTAAGTGGAACAACAAATCCTAAATTAGCCCAGGAAATTGCATCATACTTAGGGATTGAAAATGTACCTTTAATATCTAAAAGATTTGCTGATGGAGAACTCTATGTTCAGATTCAGCAATCCATTAGAGGTTGTGATGTATTCCTAATACAACCTACATGCGCTCCAGTAAACGATAGTTTAATGGAACTTATGATTATGGTTGATGCTTGCAAGAGGGCATCTGCCAGACAAATAACTGCTGTAATCCCTTATTTTGGATATGCAAGAGCAGATAGAAAGACTTCTGGGAGAGAATCTATAACTGCAAAACTCACGGCTAATTTATTAGAGAAATCAGGAGTCGATAGAGTACTTGCTATGGATTTGCATTCAGCTCAAATCCAAGGTTATTTTGATATACCATGCGATCATATTTATGGTTCACCTGTATTAATTGATTATTTAGAAACTTTAAATTTAAAGGAAGTTGTAGTTGTCTCTCCTGATGTAGGGGGAGTTGCAAGAGCAAGAGCATTCGCAAAATTAATGAAAGATGCTCCGTTGGCTATCATTGATAAAAGGAGAGCAGCTCACAATATCGCTGAAAGTTTAACAGTTATTGGCGAAGTCAGAGGTAAAACGGCTATTCTCATAGACGATATGATAGATACGGGTGGCACAATTTGTTCTGGAGCCAATTTATTAAAGAAAGAAGGTGCCAATAGAATATTCGCATGTGCTTCACATGCTGTTTTTTCTCCGCCTTCTTATGAAAGATTAAGCACTAAGGATTTATTCGAACAAGTTATTGTGACTAACAGTATACCAGTTCTTGTTAAAGATAATTTCCCACAATTAAAAGTCCTTTCTGTCGCAAATATGCTAGGTGAAGCTATTTGGAGAATCCACGAAGAAAGTTCCGTTAGTTCAATGTTTAGATAA
- a CDS encoding SRPBCC family protein gives MINPQESVDHSKKNDYKTIEQTMEKLSGGTRRLAAQLTTSASLESLWNVLTDYDRLNLYIPNLLSSKKIYQKNNNVHLKQVGAQDFLGMKFSAEVTIDLFEDKDLGLLKFNLIKGDFRKFEGSWKIQNIKNTSKNSLIYDLTVQGCQWMPIGMIEKRLKKDLSENLLAVDRQAKSSIK, from the coding sequence ATGATTAATCCTCAAGAATCAGTAGATCACTCTAAAAAGAATGATTACAAGACAATTGAGCAAACAATGGAAAAGCTTTCTGGAGGGACAAGAAGACTTGCAGCTCAACTAACTACTTCAGCAAGTTTGGAATCTTTGTGGAATGTTTTAACAGATTATGATCGACTGAATCTCTACATCCCAAATCTATTGTCAAGCAAAAAAATATATCAAAAGAACAATAATGTTCACCTTAAACAAGTTGGCGCTCAAGATTTCCTTGGCATGAAATTTTCTGCAGAAGTAACTATAGATCTATTTGAAGATAAGGATCTTGGCCTTTTAAAATTTAATTTAATTAAAGGAGATTTCAGAAAATTTGAAGGTAGCTGGAAAATTCAAAACATTAAAAACACTTCAAAAAATTCATTAATCTATGATCTTACTGTACAAGGTTGTCAGTGGATGCCAATAGGTATGATAGAGAAAAGACTAAAAAAAGATCTTTCAGAAAATCTGCTTGCCGTAGATAGGCAAGCGAAATCATCTATAAAATAG
- a CDS encoding histidine kinase: MNDKKELKLILVASRNQISSGDIKSLIAYLESDDCGFEISLQISDPTEQPELLELHRLVAIPALIKVSPSPKQIFAGSNIFSQLQKWLPRWNQEGLTKNLGINLQPSKIDSIRTQKEFLLEDELLVLRQENETLTKRIESQERLLRMVAHELRTPLTAATLAVQSQKLGQIDISKLQEVIKRRLEEIELLSQDLLEVGTTKWEALFNPQKIDLGNISAEVILELEKFWRLRNIQIDTDIPSDLPSVFADQRRMRQVFLNLIENAIKFSADSGAIKITMIHKTNQWVEITICDKGVGIPMSEQKRIFLDRVRLPQTSEGTSGFGIGLSVCRRIVEVHGGRIWVVSEIGVGSCFHFTVPVWQGQNKEQQYLTKG; encoded by the coding sequence TTGAATGATAAAAAAGAACTAAAATTAATACTTGTAGCATCTAGAAATCAAATTTCTAGTGGTGATATTAAGTCCCTTATAGCTTATTTAGAATCAGATGATTGTGGATTTGAGATATCTCTTCAGATTTCTGACCCCACGGAACAGCCTGAATTACTTGAATTACATAGATTAGTCGCCATTCCCGCTCTTATAAAGGTTTCCCCATCTCCAAAGCAAATATTTGCTGGAAGTAATATTTTCTCTCAATTGCAGAAATGGTTGCCAAGGTGGAATCAGGAAGGGTTAACAAAAAATCTAGGGATTAATTTGCAGCCATCCAAAATTGATTCAATAAGAACTCAAAAAGAATTTCTTTTAGAAGACGAACTTCTTGTTTTAAGACAAGAAAATGAGACATTAACAAAAAGAATAGAATCTCAGGAAAGATTATTAAGAATGGTCGCGCATGAATTAAGAACTCCCTTAACAGCAGCTACTTTGGCTGTTCAAAGCCAAAAACTTGGACAAATAGATATTTCAAAATTGCAAGAGGTTATCAAAAGACGTCTAGAAGAGATTGAACTCTTGTCTCAAGATCTGTTAGAGGTTGGAACAACCAAATGGGAAGCGTTATTTAATCCTCAGAAAATTGACTTAGGTAATATTAGTGCTGAAGTAATACTCGAATTAGAAAAATTCTGGAGATTAAGGAATATTCAGATTGATACTGATATCCCATCTGATCTGCCAAGTGTATTTGCAGATCAAAGAAGAATGAGGCAAGTATTTCTAAATTTAATTGAAAATGCTATTAAATTTTCTGCAGACTCTGGAGCGATAAAAATTACAATGATTCACAAGACAAATCAATGGGTAGAAATAACAATTTGTGACAAAGGAGTAGGTATTCCTATGAGTGAACAAAAAAGAATTTTTCTTGATAGAGTTCGGCTACCACAGACTTCTGAAGGAACTTCAGGATTTGGGATAGGATTGTCCGTATGTAGGAGAATAGTAGAAGTCCATGGAGGAAGAATATGGGTCGTATCTGAAATTGGTGTAGGTTCCTGTTTCCATTTTACAGTTCCTGTGTGGCAAGGACAAAACAAAGAGCAACAATACTTGACGAAAGGCTAG